DNA sequence from the Fimbriimonadia bacterium genome:
TCCGCTACTCGCTTCGCGCCCATGACGCCTACGACTCCGCCGCCGCAACGCGCTTCGGTGTCGAAGCAAGCAGCCCGCTGATTGTTGCGCCCGCGGCTCCGGGCAAGCGTCTCTCTCTGCCCTTCGGAGTCCAGGCGGAGGGGACGATCGTAACGGCCCTCAAACCGAGCGACATCGGCAGGGGGTGGATCCTGCGATTGTACGCTGCGTCGGGACAAGACGAGAAGGTGAGAATCCTCTGGAAGGACGGACGGGCGCGCGGCGTGTGGACGACGGACGCGTGCGAGATGCCCATGGGCCCATCCTCCGGCGAGATCACGGTACCGGCGTGGGGCGTGCGAACCCTTTACATCGAACGCTAGAGCGAGATTCCTCGTCCAGCAGTCAGATAAGATCGAAGGAAAGCACCATTGGAACGTAAGATTCGGATCGGCCCCAGTGTTAGCGGGTAGGGGTGCGAACCCGCGCGGTACGTGGGACGTAGTTCCGATCAGGAGGAGAATGTGAACACTCTGAAGGTTGGTGTTCTGTTGGTGGTGCTGACCGCGCTGCTGATGTGGATCGGCAGCCTGGTCGGCGGAATGAGCGGGGTCCTGGTGGCCTTCGCCGTGGCGATGGCCCTCAACTTCGGCAGCTACTGGTTCAGCGATCGGATCGTGCTGAGCATTCACCGTGCGCGACCAGTGAGCAGGGCTGACGCTCCTGAGCTCTACGCGATGCTGGACCGAATCTGTGCCCGGGCCGGAATCCCGACTCCGCGGCTGTACATCCTACCGGAGCAGCAGCCGAACGCGTTTGCCACCGGTAGGAACCCCCACCACGCAGCCGTAGCCGTGACCGAGGGTCTGCTGCGCAGTCTCCAGCCGCATGAGGTCGAGGGCGTGATCGCCCACGAGGTCGCCCACATCAAACACCGCGACACTCTCACCATGACTATCGTCGCGACCATTGCGGGCGCGGTGATGATGCTGTCTTATGTGGGCCGATGGGCTCTCATCTTCTCGGGGCGGGATGACCGCAACGGGGGCGGCTTGGCTCTGCTTCTGGCGCTCATCGTTGCACCGATTGCCGCAACGCTGGTCCAGCTCGCCATCTCGCGGGCACGGGAGTTCGAGGCCGATGCCACTGGCGCGAGGCTTGCAGGCTCTCCGACTGGGCTGGCGAGCGCGTTGGCGAACCTGGAGCGGTCGGCCAGGCTCATGCCCGCGGAGACCGTGCCGAGCGCGGCGCACCTGTTCATTGTCAATCCGTTCGGCGGTGTGGGCTCCGCCATGCTCAATCTGTTCCGGACGCACCCACCGACCGAACAGCGGATCGCGCGGCTCCGGGCCATGGAAGCCGGTCACAGGTCGTAGCTTCCACAATTCACTTTACGGGGTGGGTCCCGCCATCTGGGCAGTGACCCGCCCTTTTGCGTTAGACTCTGGGCTGCATGTCGTCTTGGAGGTATCCGCGCTGTCGCCCGAATTGATTGGTTGGCTCATCTTCGCCGCCATCATCCTGTCTCTGCTTTATCTGGACCTAGGCGTTCTTCACCGCCATGCCCACGAGGTCAAGGTGAAGGAGGCGCTGATATGGAGTGGCGTGTGGGTCCTTATCGCTTTGGCCTTCAACGTCGGCATCTACCTGTGGAAGGGCCACGGCCCAGCCATCGAGTTCCTCACGGGCTACGTGATCGAGCGTTCCCTCTCGATAGACAACGTCTTCGTGTTTCTCGTCGTCTTCCGCTACTTCCAGGTTCCTGCGAAGTACCAGCACCGTGTGCTGTTCTGGGGAGTGTTCGGCGCGGTGGTGCTGAGGATCCTGATGATTCTTGCGGGCATCTCGCTGCTAAACCGGTTTGCCTGGATGGTTTACGTGTTCGGCGTCCTGCTGATCGCTACCGGCATCCGCATGGCATTCGAGAAGGACAAGAAGGCCGACATCGAGGGGAACGTGGTCATCAAGTTGACTCGCCGCCTCCTACCCATAACGAACCAGTATCACGGGGCTAGGTTCTTGGTCCGCCAATCGGGCAAGCTGTTCGCCACGCCCTTACTCGTCACGCTCATTTTCGTCGAGGTGAGCGACGTGGTTTTCGCGATCGATTCCATCCCCGCCATCCTGGCCATCACCCGCGACCCCTTCATCGTGTACACGTCGAACGTCTTTGCCATCCTCGGTCTCCGCGCGCTTTACTTCGCGATGGCCGGGGTGATGGACATGTTCCATTACCTGCACTACGGCCTGTCGCTCATTTTGGTGTTCGTGGGCGTGAAAATGCTCTTAGCGGAGTCGCCCTATGAGATTCCGACCGAAGCGTCGCTGATCGTGGTGTGCGCGGTGCTCACGGTGTCCGTCCTCGCTTCGGTGTGGCGACCGCGGCGAACACCGAGGACCACGGAACCATCACCCGACGGTGTAGCGGACGCATCCGAAGTGCAGTCGGTGCAGGCCACCCCTACGCCGAAGTAGCGCTCGCAGCCGCGGGACGCGAGCCAGGGCATAGGGGCTTTTTCAACGGGTCCCTCCGCGGGAACGGCAACCCGTTGCGGAGGAGCGCCAGTAATTGTCGTTCCCGCGAAGGCGGGGATTCCAGGAAACTCAGACAAGCCCGCACGCTCGGCTCTTGCCCGGAGAGTCGGGCGCTGTCTCCCCCCAAAATGTGTAGCAGTGCCCTAGCTTGCGGCTACGATGGCATCGTTCGGGCAGACGGCCTCGCACTTCGGGCCGTCCGGTTCGCCGGCGCAGTCCGTGCACTTATTCGGGTCAACGACGTACGTGTCGGTGCCTTCCGAGATGGCTCCGTTCGGGCACTCGGGCTCGCACACCCCGCAAGCGATGCACTCTTCGGTAATCTTTCTCGGCATTTTGTTCCCCTCCAGAAGGTTCCGGCGCTGCTCTCACCGATTGCGTCATTATGCACAAAGCGCCAGTCTCATCATAGCACACTTCGTGCCGCTAAGGATCGTCGGAGTCTTCGGGTCCTAGGCAGACTCAGCCTATTGCCGGGTCCCTATCTCCAGAGGATCATGGCGCCGGCAGCGAATCCTGAGCACGATGTCAGAGTTCGTTCTGGAGTCAAAACCCGACGCTGGGATGGCTATCTGCCGCATGGAAGCCTGGTGGGAGGGTGCAATCCTCGACCGGCCTGCCGTCCAAGTCCGGGCGCCCAAGCCACGGCAGGTCACCGCACCCGAGAGCCGCCACGCCTCTTTGCGCGAGCGATGGATGGACGCGGAGTACGCGGTGCGATGCGCCGAGGCCTGGGTCGCTTCGACTTATTGGTGCGGCGAGACGTTACCGACTTTCGTTCCCAACCTCGGGCCTGAACTGCTTGCGGCAGCGTACGGCGCTGAGTTGGAGTTCGGTGAGGACACCTCCTGGTCCGTACCGGTCCTGCGCGATTGGGATGGGCTCGACCGCCTGAGCTTCAACCAGTTCAATCCCTACATCCAGAAGATCCTGGAGATGACGCGGCTGGGGCTGGACGTCGGACGCGGCAAGTTCCTCGTCGGCATCACCGACCTGCATCCCGGCGCGGACCTAGCGGCATCCCTCCGAGACCCGCAGCAGCTCTGTGTGGATCTCGTCGAGGCTCCCGAGCATGTGCACCAGTTGATGGACCGCATCCGGCCTGCATTCTACGAGATGTACGGCCTGCAGGAGACCATCCTGAAGGAGGCGGGACAAGAGATCGCTGTGAGTTGGCACCCGCTGTTCGCGCGAGGCCGCTACTACATCCCATCCGCCGACTTCTCGTGCATGGTGTCGGAGAGGATGTTTCGCGATTTCTTCCTGCAAGAGATCGTGGAGGAGGTCGAGTGGCTAGACCGTTCGGTGTACCACCTGGACGGTCCCGGAGCGCTTCACCTCTTGGACGCGATCCTGGAGATTCCGAAGCTGGACGCTTTGGAGTTCGTGTATGGCGCCGGCAACGGGCCGGCATCCAAGTGGATGGATGTGTATCGCCGCGTACTGGCCGCCGGGAAGAACATCCACATCTCGGCGGAGCCGGACGACCTCGATCCGTTTTTCGAGGCTCTCGATCCTGAAGGCGTGATGCTCTGCACTTGGGCGAACGATGTGGAGCACGCGGATGCGATCGTGCGAAGGGTGTCGAAGTGGTCTAGGCGCGGGCGCTAGTCTACGAAGTCCTCGCCCTCGTAGGCACGGTCCTCGCCGACGCCGGGGAACAGGAACATCAGGTCTGGCCCATCACCGAACACCGCGGTCGTAGTGCGGGACAGTTTCTTGTACTTGGTGCTGCCGTCTGCGAACAGCACGTTCAAGGTTGCCCGATCATCGCGCGAGCTCTCTCGCCCGGCTTGATGGAATGCCCACTGCTCCCAGAGCACCGCCACCTTCGAAGGAACGATCAACCGTGCAAGGTCTCCGTCATAGGCGAGGTCCAGCTTGTACTCGTAGGACGTCGAGTAACGGGAGCGATCATCTCCGCGGTCAGCCGGGCAAAACAGGTTGGTTAGGCGCAAGTAGGAGTGAATGTCGTCGAGCCAGCAATATCTGTCGACTGCCGGGCGGCTGGCGCAGAGGCAGTAGGAGCGGTGTACGAACTGCTCGGCGTACGTGTACTGAAAGGCCTCGGCCAGTAAGTTGTGCTCTGGAAGCACGCCCGCGTGGTCGTCGCTGTACATCGCCAGTGCACTTCCCGCCTGACGCAGGTTAGAAAGGCACGACGATCCCATCCCGGAGCGCTTTGCCGCCGACACAACCGGAAACAGCAGTGCGGCGAGCGTGGATAGGATAGCCACAACGGTGAGAAGTTCGATGAGGCTAAAGCCTCTCACGAGTTCACCATTTGTCTTCGCAGCAGGCGAGCAAACCATAGGACCTTTGGACCTTACACCGATAATCTATTCTAACGCGAATCCTGCGAAACTTGCCGCTGCCGTTTATGGTTTTGAGTCGATTTCTTGCGTGTTGAGCCCGAATCCCCCAGAAAACCGGTATCGGATCGCTTGCCAATGCGATCTTACTTTCGAGTCGAATTCCCTATAATGCGAACGTACCAACCTGCACGAGACGGAGAGCCTACCCGGACATGTCGATCGGCACGATTCCGAGGTAGCGGCACGCCGCTTCCAACTCGGCGAGCCAGTCTCCTTCGATGGCGTGGATGTGATTGCACGAGAACTGCATCGCCAGGTCGCGCTCCGAGCAGTCGAACTTGGCATACGCATGGGGCCACTCATAGCTGGTCTGCTTCGCGAGCCGCTCATTCTCCTCCCAACCGTAATCCACGAACGAACCCGTGAAGAAGTGCATTCGATACGTTCCGCTTGCCCGCGTGATCCGCGCGAAGGTCACCTTTTCGGCGGGTGCGGCATAGAACTGCACCGACGCGCCGCCGCACGGGAAGTACATCGGGTCGCTGGGGAATAGGCGTACTTTGGACCAGTTCTCTGCGAACTCGTCGGTTCGAGTGGCGAACCACGGGGCGTGTTGGCCGGAGTTGACCAAGTCGTAGATGCCCTGCTCCTTGTGGTAGTGGCGCAGGTCGGCGAACAGCACGGGGGTCCCCGAAAGGTGATGCAGGAGTTGCATCGTGAGAGCACCGTTCGAGTCGCACTCGGTGGCCGTGATGATGGGCTTTTTGCGGGGGTTCTCCCAGTCGGCCGTATCGTTTAGGAGCGCCTCCGGGAGGTCCATCGTGATGCCGTGCGGCCACTCCGTGTAATCGAGTTGCCCGGTGAGCCCGAGGAAGTCTATTCCCTCCTCTGCGCAGTAGTCTTTGATGGCCAGGTAGAGCCGCACCTGCCGACCGAGCTGCCCATCAACGCCCCTCGGCAACCGCTCGTTGTCCCAAAGTATCTCCTTTGCATGACGCTCCAGCCACTGCAGACCGGCTTCGACGCGGTCATTGGGGATTTTCTCGGCGAGCCAAGCGAGCGTGAGCTGGCTCCGATGGAACACGTGAACGCCGAACTCCTCCATCCACTGGCTGGGGTCGATGTGACCTGTGTACATTCCCATGGACGGACCGTCGAACTCGCCGTATCGCAGTCCACTCAAGCGCTCGGCAGCGTGCTCTCCGCGATGAATCCGGTCAGGCTCGTGCATGGCCAAGAATCGCCGAATATCCGCTGCAACTTCGGGCTCGTCCACGTCGCCCAAAGCTCTGCCGTATGGGATGCCGATCTCGTCGAGTGCTCCTGCCGCCGCGAAGAAGGCAACCCAACCCGGATACGACGGATTGATGTTGCCGACGAAGAGAATGGGGCAGTCCACGTCGCGCGCAGCCTGTGCCGTGAAATCCGGATACGCCCAGACACAATAGTTGAAGACGACGACGTCGCAGCCACCCTCGTTCATTCGAGTGGCCTCGTCCCGAGCGGTGCTCCAGTTCCAGACGGCCTGCGCGCCTTCGATCACTTCATGCCCTTCCTTGCGGAAGAACTCGGCGATCTTGGTCTGGAATCGTGTGGTGGACTCCTTCCCTCGCTCGGCCACTCGCCTGCGGCCATCGGTAAAGGTGATGATGCCGATTCGCATAGCTCACTCCCTCGAATACCGGCCCGGGGGGGGTCACGGCGACCCGCGGCGCGGGTCGCAGCCGAGTGGGTCTCCGCGGAGGCGCCGGGCCGCGCTTGCCATCGTCCACTATTCGTGGTTCGCGCGGTCCTCCCTTCCCGTAAAGGAGTAGGAATGTATACTTGCGCTCGCGCCTGTGCTGACGGGCAGGCGACGCGAGAAAGGGATCGATTTGCTTGAGTGAGGCGGTGATTGTCGGAGCAGGAAGCTGGGGAACGGCTCTGGCCCTAGTGCTCGGTCGCAAGGAAGTACCCGTCTCTCTGTGGGGGCGAGATGGCGCTGAAATTGCACGCCTGCGAGCCTCGCGGGTGAACGAAAAGTACCTTCCCGGCCACCCACTGCCAGAGTGCGTACAAGCGTTCGACGACCTCGAAGAGGCCGCCGACGCTGCGAGAGTTGCGATACTAGCCGTGCCTAGTGGTGCGGCGCGCGAGGTGCTGCAGAGGTGCGTTGCGGTGCCGCGACTGCGCGATCTTCCTTGGGTTATGGCCGCCAAGGGTCTCGAAGGCGCTACAGGAAGGCTGATGAGCGAGTTGGCCCTAGAGGTTCTCGGACCGCAGGCTAGGGTGGCCGCTCTATCAGGTCCCAATCTCGCCAAGGAGTTGGCCGCGGGCCTTCCGACAGCTACCGTGATTGCCTCCCGGGTCAGCGGGCTAGCCGCCGACCTGCAGACGCTGTTCATGTCGCCGACGCTACGGGTTTACACGGGCGAAGACGTCGTCGGCGTCGAGCTTGCCGGCGCGCTCAAGAACGTGCTCGCCATCGGCGGCGGAATGACCGACGGGTTGGGCTTCCGTGACAACACCAAAGCCGCGGTGCTAACACGGGGGCTTGCCGAGATGGCGAGGTTGGGCGAGGCGATGGGTGCGGAGCCGAGAACGTTCATGGGGCTGGCAGGCGTCGGAGACCTGTTCGCTACCGCCGTCAGCACCTATAGCCGCAACTATCGAGTGGGCCATGCGGTCGGACGCGGCGTCCCGCTGGAAGATGCCATCCGAGAGGTGCAGCAGGTGGCCGAAGGAGTGCCGACGGCACACGCCGCGGTGCTACTGTCTGAACGATATCATGTCGAGATGCCGCTTTTCCATGCGATTCACCGCGTGTTATCGGGAACGCTAGCACCGATGGACGCGGTACGCGAGCTGATGCATCGCACGCCCAAAGGAGAGTGACTTGCTGTCCGTATTCGGTCTGATCGTCGCCGTTTGCCTGCACCAGGCTACGCCAGTCCAAGAGTCGCCACCGCCGAGGATGCATGGCCGGATTGCACTCTTGCCGCTGGACTCCCGCCCGGCGTGCACCCAGATGCCCACGATGATGGGCCAGATCGCCGGAGTGTCGGTGCTGACCCCACCCGAGGACATGTTGGGCGTGTTTCGCACACCCGGGAAGTGCGACGAGCTGGCCGTCTGGCTGAAGGAGATCGCCCGATCCGACGTGGGTGCGATCATTGTCTCTGCGGACATGCTGTGCTACGGTGGTCTCGTCGCGTCGCGCACGGATTCCGTCTCTCAGGACAAGGCCGAACAGCGACTGGAGCTGCTGCGCATCATCCGTGCGGACCGACCGAACCTTCCAATCTACGTCTTCAGCACCATTATGCGTACAGCACCCACCGCCACCAAGGAGGCGGCTTCGTGGCGAATTGAGCTCGCGAAGTACCTGTACTACCGAGACCGATACCGAGTGACCGGCAGCAAGGGGGCAGCGGACAAGGCGAAGGAGCATCTCGAAAACGTGCCCAAGGGCGAGTTGGACAGATACGAGCGGACGCGAGCGAGGAACGCACAAGTGCAGCGCCACCTCGTACGACTGCTGAAGGACGGGGCGATCGATTTCCTCATTTTCGGGCAGGACGACGCTGAGCCTTACGGTCCTCATCGGCTGGAGCGGGCTTCTCTCAAGTCGCTGCTGGAACGCGAGGGCATCGCCGGCAAGGCGATGATTTGCGGGGGGATAGACCAAACCGCATGTGTCCTTCTCGCACGTGCCTTGGTGCGGGCCGAGCGCCTGACACCACGCATCTGGGTACAGTGGTCCAGTGAAGCCGGCAAGGCCGTCGTTGCACCGAACGAGGGCCAGACCACGGAGAAGGCGGTCCAGATGCAGGTGTTCGGTGCCGGCGCACGTCCCGCGACATCCAAGGATCAGGCAGATGTCGTTCTGTCCATCAACAGCTATGGCCGAAGCGAAGAGGACCTGGCCGAGTTTCTGCGCACGCTGCGGGAAGACTTGGCGGCCGGGCGGCTCGTCGCGCTAGCGGACTTGAACCTCGATGCAGGGGGCACCGCAGACCCCGCCTTGGTCCGTTTCTTGTTGGACAGCAAGCTCTGTGGCTACCTGGCAGGATATGCAGGGTGGAACACCGTGAGCAACACGCTAGGCACTTCCCTACCGCAAGCGATCGTGTACTGGCTCGCTCTACGCAACCCTCGGCTCGATGCGCGGGCGCGAGAGCTGAGTCAGCGCGCGTTCATCTTGCAGCGCCTGGCGGGGGAGTATGGATACCACAACTACATCCGTCCGCAGGCCTACTCCTACCTGACGAGCGACCTAAAGGGGCACAAGGAAGAGGTTGACGGCATGGACCTGGCTCTTCTCAACCGCTTCGTCGCAAAGCACACCGCGAAGATGCTCGAGTCGTTCTTCCGGCTGGGGTTCCTGGGCACGAAGGTCGCGTCCGATGGGGAAAACGGTTGGGAGATTCTCACCGATCTCGTGGATGTCAATATTGGCCTACCCTGGCCACGCGCTTATGAGGTACGAATCTCCTTTGGGTTCGCTACTTCGCCAATCGCGCGCACCCACTCCGAGGCGAACGGTGCCGAACCCGAATCGGAGGGAGAAGAGGATGGCACGAAGACGCCAAGCTGACTGGTTCTGGCAGATCGGCACCGAGTTGCAGTCCCTGTCGGAGGAACTGCTACACGGCGCGTTGAACTCCCCCGTTACAGCACGAAGGTTCTGGGAACCTCGGGTGGACGTGTGTGAGACGGAAGATGCCATCATGGTAGTCGCAGAGATCGCCGGTATGGACCCGAATGCAATCTCGGTGTCCTTCTCACCGGACCGAAAGTCGCTCATACTGCGTGGGTCCCGAACGGAGCACGAGGCCGAGGAGTCCAAACGTACTCGGTGCTTCCAGTTGGAGATTTACTACGGGGACTTCTTGCGGGAGGTACCGTTGCCCAACATCCCGATCGACGTGGATCGGATTACGGCCAACTACCGAAGCGGGATGCTCACGATCACCGTGCCGAAGAGTGACCTGCCTGTCGAAGCGCGCACGATCCCAGTAGTCGAAGGATAGTCGCATGGAACTGCCCACGCTGGGCGACCAACAGATTGAGGAAGAGGAGCCGAGACCGGATATCCCGGCGGAACTGAACCTCCTGCCCCTTCGGGACGCCGTGGTGTTCCCGATGCTGATTGCTCCGCTCGCTGTGGGGCGCGAGCACTCGATCCAGTTGGTGGACGACAGTATTCTGGGCAACAAGCGCATCATCGGCGTGGTCGCTCAGCGCGACCCCAGTACGGAGAAACCTTCTTTCGAAGAGGTGTACGAGTACGGCTGCGCCGTGATCATCCGCACCATGGTCAAGATGGCCGACGGGGTGCGCCTCATCGTTCAGGGTCTCTCGCGTTTCCGCGTAGTCGAGCCGATACAGGAGGACCCTTACCTCCGGGCTCGCATCGAGCAGCTCGCGGAACCACCGCAACCGGAGGGTGAAGAGGCCATCGAGATCGAAGCCCTCCGGCGCGGAGTGGCCACGTTGTTCGAGCGTGCGGTCTCCCTCTCGCCCCAACTGCCTGACGAGCTGAGGTCGCTGACCCAGTCGGTTGCAGAGCCCAACGTGCTTGCCGACCTCGTCGCGGCCCACATGCCGCTGAGCGTGGTGGACAAGCAGAAGATCCTGGAGACCGTGCAACTGGGTCCGCGCCTGCGGGCGCTTATGGCCATCCTGGGCCGCGAAGTGCGTGTGCTGGAGCTGTCCAGCAAAGTGCAGAGTGAAGTCACCACCGAGTTGAGCAAGTCGCAGCGCGAGTACTACCTGCGCGAGCAGCTTCGAGCCATCCAAAGGGAGCTGGGCGAGGGCGACGACCAGCAGATGGAGATCGAGGAGCTGGAGGCGAAGATTCGCGAAGCGGGCATGAGCGAAGAAGCCGAGAAGGAGTGTCGCAGAGAGCTCGACCGTCTTCGCCGCATGTCCGCTGGCTCGCCAGAGTACTCGGTCGCCCGCACCTACATAGATTGGATGGTGGCACTGCCCTGGTCCGTCAGCACCGAGGACAACCTCGACCTGCATCGCGTGAAGCGGGTCTTGGACCGCGACCACCACGGTCTCGAGAAGATCAAGGAGCGCATCATCGAGTTCCTTGCGGTGAGGCGTGTCAAGGGCGGTCCGGTGAGGCAGCCCATCCTCGCCTTCGTCGGCCCTCCGGGAACCGGTAAGACTTCCCTGGGCCGCTCGATCGCCGAGGCGCTCGGACGGAAGTTCGTGCGCATCTCTCTCGGCGGCATGAGGGACGAAGCCGAGATCCGGGGTCACCGCAGAACCTACATCGGCGCGCTCCCCGGCCAGATCATGCAAGGGCTTCGCCGAGCAGGTTCCAACAACCCCGTGTTCATGCTGGACGAGATTGACAAACTGGGCTCGGACTTTCGGGGCGACCCGTCCTCGGCAATGTTGGAAGTACTCGATCCGGAACAGAACAACGCCTTTCGGGACCACTACTTCGACGTGAACTTCGACCTTAGCCGCGTCTTCTTCATCACGACAGCGAATCTCCTCGAGACCATTCCGCCGCCTCTGCGCGACCGCATGGAGATGATCGAGCTGTCGGGATACACAGACGAAGAGAAGGTGGCCATCGCTCGAAAGCACCTCGTGCCCAAGCAGCTTGCCGAACACGGCCTGGCTACGGCCAAGCTGAAGTTCCATCAGAGCGCGCTGCGGCACATCATCGCCAACTACACTCGCGAAGCGGGCGTGCGCAATCTCGAGCGACGGATCGCCGCCGTCTGCCGCAAGGCCGCCCGACGCATCGCAGAGGGGAACGAGGAACCTCTGACGGTCACTTCAGCGAACCTAAGCGAATTCCTAGGCCCACCCGTGTTCCTCCGCGAGGCCGTGATGGAACGCAAGATGGAACCTGGTGTCGCCGTTGGGCTCGCGTGGACCCCTGCCGGCGGAGACATCCTGTTCATCGAGAGCACGAAGATGCCGGGGGGTAAGAACTTGGTGCTGACCGGGCAGCTCGGTGAAGTCATGCGCGAGTCGGCGCAGGCCGCCCTGAGCTTCCTACGGACCAACGCCGAAGCATACGGGATCCCGCCCGACTTTTTCGAGAAGAACGACATCCATGTTCACGTGCCCGCCGGAGCCACCCCGAAAGACGGTCCGAGTGCCGGCGTCGCCATCCTCGCATCCCTAGCAGGATTGTTGTCCGGCAGATCCTTCCGCTCCCGGCTTGCCTTGACCGGAGAGATCACGCTTCGCGGACAGGTGCTTCCGGTTGGAGGCATCAAGGAGAAGGTACTTGCGGCTTATCGGGCCGGGGTGCGCACGGTGCTGCTCCCGGAACGCAACGAAAAGGACATCTTGGAGGACATCCCTCCCGAGATCCGTGAGGAGATGACGATCCACTACGTCTCGCGGGCCGAAGAGGTGCTGCGCCTGGCTTTGGAGGACGCTCCCTCGCGCAACGAACGGCACCAGAAGTCGAAGCGTGTGGCG
Encoded proteins:
- the lon gene encoding endopeptidase La translates to MELPTLGDQQIEEEEPRPDIPAELNLLPLRDAVVFPMLIAPLAVGREHSIQLVDDSILGNKRIIGVVAQRDPSTEKPSFEEVYEYGCAVIIRTMVKMADGVRLIVQGLSRFRVVEPIQEDPYLRARIEQLAEPPQPEGEEAIEIEALRRGVATLFERAVSLSPQLPDELRSLTQSVAEPNVLADLVAAHMPLSVVDKQKILETVQLGPRLRALMAILGREVRVLELSSKVQSEVTTELSKSQREYYLREQLRAIQRELGEGDDQQMEIEELEAKIREAGMSEEAEKECRRELDRLRRMSAGSPEYSVARTYIDWMVALPWSVSTEDNLDLHRVKRVLDRDHHGLEKIKERIIEFLAVRRVKGGPVRQPILAFVGPPGTGKTSLGRSIAEALGRKFVRISLGGMRDEAEIRGHRRTYIGALPGQIMQGLRRAGSNNPVFMLDEIDKLGSDFRGDPSSAMLEVLDPEQNNAFRDHYFDVNFDLSRVFFITTANLLETIPPPLRDRMEMIELSGYTDEEKVAIARKHLVPKQLAEHGLATAKLKFHQSALRHIIANYTREAGVRNLERRIAAVCRKAARRIAEGNEEPLTVTSANLSEFLGPPVFLREAVMERKMEPGVAVGLAWTPAGGDILFIESTKMPGGKNLVLTGQLGEVMRESAQAALSFLRTNAEAYGIPPDFFEKNDIHVHVPAGATPKDGPSAGVAILASLAGLLSGRSFRSRLALTGEITLRGQVLPVGGIKEKVLAAYRAGVRTVLLPERNEKDILEDIPPEIREEMTIHYVSRAEEVLRLALEDAPSRNERHQKSKRVARRPVVKS